In Silene latifolia isolate original U9 population chromosome X, ASM4854445v1, whole genome shotgun sequence, the following proteins share a genomic window:
- the LOC141620303 gene encoding uncharacterized protein LOC141620303 yields the protein MTLQLADRSVKRPMGVLEDVPVKAGKLLIPTDFVVLDILEDSHTPIILGRPFLATGGVLIDVKNGRLTFQIEGNNVEFNLPNLMKGPRMERLSTIELIDEVVHEVAREEAEM from the coding sequence atgactctccaattggcggataggtccgtcaagcgCCCTATGGGGGTGCTTGAAGACGTACCCGTCAAGGCGGGAAAGCTTTTAATCCCCACCGATTTTGTTGTCCTCGATATTCTGGAGGATAGCCATACCCCCATCATCCttggtaggccattcttggcTACCGGAGGTGTTCTTATTGATGTCaagaatgggcggctaacctttCAAATTGAGGGCAACAATGTCGAATTTAACCTCCCGAATTTGATGAAAGGACCGAGGATGGAAAGATTGAGCACTATTGAGTTGATAGATGAGGTAGTACATGAAGTAGCCCGTGAAGAAGCGGAGATGTaa